From the genome of Acidaminococcus sp.:
CAGTCATATCCCCGGTTTTATAACAGAGTGCGTCCCATTCACTCCCCTTACGGCCAAAAGCTTTTTCCACGGCGTAAGGACGCAGGGCAAGCGGGTCATTTGCCTCATAGGCAATCTCTTTTTTCAGCCATCTGCTCAATTGATTTTCATACTGTTCTTTTAAGTGCCTGGTAAAGGGGGATACGGGCAGCTGCCCGTCGTTTTCCATTTCTTCATACACATCGAGGAAAGACTGTTTCAGTTCGCTTTGGAGACTATTTTCATCCGCCTGAGACAAGTCTTCCTGTAAATGCTTCCCCAAAAAACGCGCCAATGTACGGTGAAACAGGTTTCCTACGGCATCCGGTGTCGGGAGCGCACCGCGTTCTTCCGGCATGTCGAGACTCCAGACATAGCCTGCGAGGTAACGAAATGGGCAGGCAAGATACACGTCCAGTGCCGAAGCAGAAAGATGCAGTTCCTTCTCTTTGCGGTCGAGGCACCCGTTAAAAGGAGACTTGCCTTCCCAGCGATTGGCATTGTGCTGCTTTTTAGCAAAAAAGTCGGCACCACACCGGCTGCTTTCAGTCATCCACTCTTTTTCCTTCTCCCCCAGTTTCGGCTGTTCGGCAAGAAAATTCATGAGCTGCGCCTGACTTGCACACCCGGAAAGAGTACTCCGAACCGAATTGACCGAAAGGGAATCTTCATCAAAGAAGCGTGTCAGCAGCTCGATATAGGAAGAAGGGCCGCCGTCATCATCGGCATACCAGGAAAGCTGTACCTCTTTTTCGGCCATTGCCACGGCAGAGGCAAAGAAATAATGATCCTGCTCAAGGTCCTGAACGGCCAGTGTCAGCGGGATTCCGAGGCTTGTCAGTGTTCCCCGTTCCTTATCGTTATAAATCCAGTTTTCATGAGGAATATACGGGAAAAGCCCATCTCGAACGCCCATGATAAATACGTAGGGAATCGTCATTCCCTGTACGTCAGAGACTTCATTGACGCGGATTCCCTGGCTGTCACCGGGCGCAACAGGCAATGTCGTTCCTCTCAGGAAATCCTGCCAGAACTCGCGGACTTCTGCAGGAGAAACCTGTTCTCCCTCATGACCGCACTGGTTGAGCGTCGTTTCCAGTTGATCAAGGCAATTTCTGACAGTTTCCTCGGTCAGTGCCATGGACTTGACCTGCTGCAGCGTTGCCTTATGCGACTTATGCCATTCACCCCACGTCTTGGTAAGATTCCAGGCGTCGAGCTGTTCTGTGAAATAGTCACGCCACTCTTTTGGTAAGTGAGAAGTCGATACGAATCCCAGCAGCTCTTTCACATCGTGACTTTTCGGCAGATTTGAAACAAGATTAATCATCTGATTCACAGAAGCCACATATTTCGTATAAAGGAGCTCATCGACGGCCTCGCGGGGAACACCCCAGACAAACTCTGCAAGAGGAGCACGGAACAAAGCTTTATAAGTCTCCAGGTCATCATGGTTCAGTGCTGCCGCAAAAAGTTTGGAAAGAAAGTCGCAGAGAGGCTGACCAGCCATATCGGTCTGATTCGTCAAGGTAGTCGGAATGCCATACTCATCAAAATAGCGGCGGAGGCCAGGGTAATCACTCATATTCCGTAAAAGGAGCATCATATCCTGCGGCTTGACTCCGGCCCTTAATTTGGCTTTTACCGCAGTGAGGACACCGCGGATTTCAGCCTCGGCACTCGGTGCTTCCCAAAGGGAAACATGCTGCGCCGGGCAGCCTGCCTTCTGCCCGCTTTGCCAATACTCACAAAATGCAGTAAGATCCTTTTCTCTCTTTCTCGCCGCAGGCACGACTTTAAGTTCAAATCCGAGACCCAAAAGAGCTTCTTCCAAATGGCTCGTCGCTGCACTGAGTTCAGGCCGATTGGCATCATAAAAAATCCCAAACGAGATATCACAGTAAGCGGCAAGCTTCTCGATCAGTTTAAGCTGCAGTCCGTTCAAGCGGTTAAATTCGCTGAAATAAAGGTGCTGCCAGGGTAATTTCAGTTCTCCGTCCTGCAAAGCTTCAACAGCAGCTTCATAAAGTCCCTGCAAGTCACACATTCTTTGGGATTGCAGCAGCGCCTGATAAGTCGTAAAGAAGAGTGCCAGTTCCTTATCCTTCTGCCGCTGCACTTCCGTCCTGTCTTCCCAGGACAAAACGACATGGCTCCATTCTTCCGGCGAGACACCCTGCTTTTCCAGTTCTTCAATGAAACGCAGGAGGCTGTCCCGGAAACCTTTTTTATCGGCCAGCTTCTGAAAGTATTCCAGCTTTCCCTTCTGATTCAGATAAGCGATGCACTGTTCGAGTAATTTGGTCTGAGTATAGCGGGAAATCAACGTGACATCCGGGGCTTTTCCGCTCATCTCCAGAATGGCCCGGGGCAGCACATCGATGGATGCGGTTCTTACCAGGCCGGTATGACCAACGACGCGCCGAAAGAATTTATTAGGGACAAGGAAAAGAGCCTTCCCGTATTCAAATCCGGAGGCTTCCTGAATGAATGAATCCCGCATTGATTCTCCCAGAGCCGTAGTATAAAGATAGTGCTTATATGGCATGCTTCTGACTCCTTTCAATCAGAGAATTAAAAAGGCGGGCCAGCGCCCGCCCTTTTTATCAATCCGCCGTCTCCGGCTGTTTTTCTGCCTCATCCGCAGCAGGCTTGTTATGATAAAGCTTTGCCACGATGACATCAACATGGTCGACATAAAAATCGGTCAAGGCCACCACTTCTTTGACAATGGCTTCCCGCAGTGTTTCAATGACGTCCGAAACGGCAACACCGTATTCCACGGAAACGCGCACTTCAAAAGAAACATGTCCTTTCGTAACCGTTCCGTTTTCATCGACAAAAGCGTCCGTCTTCGTGACGCTGACGGGCGGAATCACTTTATCCGTTACTCTTTTAGCCAGGGAAAATAAGGATCCTCCCTCGCTTTGTGCAAAGGTTACGTGCTCAATCTTTTCCGACGCTACTTTTACAATTTCAACAAACACTTCATCGCTGATAATGGTCTTGCCCTGAATCATGAGAATCCCTCCCTTAAATAAAAAGCCGGCAGCAGCGAACCTTATGAAGATTCGCCCTGCCGGGCAACCTTTTTCCTTATTGTAACATATCAAAGAACCACGTACAATTAGCTATCCCAAAAAATACCCACCATGCGATTACAATCAGTCGCGGAATTCAACTTTCAGATGCTGGCGGTCAGGCAGCTTGTGGTATTTGTATTTTGGATAGCCGACGAGCAGACAGCCCACGGCAATCTGTTTAGCCGGAATGTCGAGGAGTTCGCGGAGCGGCTTATAATCCATCTGTGCACAAGTTTCAATGAAACCCATAATGGTCGTGCCGAGACCCAGTGTCGGTGCATACAGTTCAATGTAAGCCAGGGCCTGCTCACTGTTGCTGATAGCCGTAACATTCAGACGGCGGGTCAGTACAAAGACGAGCTGTTTGGCATTACGCCCGATGATATCAATACCGCGGTCACGGTAGATATGAAGAATTTTCATGAAATAACGGCGGCGCGGCGACTTATTGTCGATTTCTTCCTGCATCCAGTCTGCCACACAATCCGTAATTTTTTTGATAGTTTCACGATTATTGATGACAAGATAATACAATCCCTGGGAATTAGCTGCCGTTGGAGCATAGCGAGCCACTTCCAGCAGTTCCTTCATCTTTTCATCCGAAACCATTTCATCGGTAAAGTTACGGATACTCCGTCTCATCCGCATAAACTGAAAAGCCGTCTTGGAATCCAGCATTGGCATCGTAATCGGATCCATTTCTGCAGACGGGCAGCGGGAATTTTCCAGTGCACCGACCGGGCAGACGGAAACGCAGTGGCCGCAGGACATGCAGGACAAGTCGTTAATGCAGACGGGCCCGTTTTCTCCCATTTCAAGGATGCAACTGGGGCAAACCTTGGCACAAGTTCCGCATTTTACACATTTACTCTGATCAATCGTGATAATTCCAGCCAAAAGTAACACCTCAACATGTTCTGCCGCTGGACACGGCATATCCAAAAAAAGCCGGACTCCCGTCCGGCCTGTTCTTAAATTGGCTCCCCGAGTAAGACTCGAACTTACAACAACTCGATTAACAGTCGAGTGCTCTACCGATTGAGCTATCGGGGAATCTTTCGTCAACGCTGATTATTCTACACTAGACAGGAAAAAATGTCAAGTTTTTTGGTTTATGATTTTAAACAAAAATTTTCCATGTCTCTGCTCGGCTTATTTGATTTGCTGTTCCCTGCTAAAAAGGAGTGCCAGCAACCTAAAACCGGTTTGACACTCCCTGATAAGTACTTGCCTTATTTTCCTGTAAATTCCTTTCTTGCTTCAACGACCTCCCCGATATGCTCAGCCACAGTCGTACAGCAGCCGCCGACAGCCGATGCACCGGCTTTCATATAAGCCAGGGCATATTCCTTGAAGCTGCGGCTATCCGGGCTGCCGTGCCAGGTTTTCGTCACAGGGTCATAGATTTCCCCGCTGTTGGGGTACACGAATATCGGCAGTGTTGTGCCCTTACGAAGTTCTTTGACGAGCCCTTCCATATATTCGGGCTTGGAGCAGTTGGCACCCATCGCTTCCAGATGCAGATACCCCTCCTTAAATGCGCATGCACAATCAACAATAGCATCGCCTTCATTGATATGAGCAGCGTCCTTGCAGGAATAGCTGATCCAGTACGTGGCTCCCAATTTTTCGGCAATCTCCGCTTCAATCTTTGACTCAGCAAGGGACGGCTGCGTTTCAAAAAGGAGCACGTCCGCGCCGGCCTGCCAAAGAAGCTCCGCTCTCCTGGCATGAAAATCATATAAAGTCTGGTCAGACACACCGTAATGGCCTTTATATTCTGAGCCGTCCGCCAGGTAGGCACCATAAGGCCCGATACCGGCAAGGCAAAGCGGATAAGCTCTGCCGGCAGATTTACCTTCTTTTTCCCACCATTCATCGCGGGTTTCCAGGAAAAGTTTGACAGAACGTACAATCAGATCTTCCGCTTCTTTTTCCGAGTAGCCTCCTGCCATGAGCCCCGGAATCGTAGCCTGATAACTGCAGGTAATGTGGGCATCAGCCCCGGCACGCAAATACATCAGATGAACCTGCTTTACGAGTTCCGGCTGTTCGGCCAGTACTTTGGCGGTCCACAATTTATCATTCAAATTGGCTCCCAGCTGTTCGAGCGCCGTACCCATGGATCCATCAATTACACAAATTTTATTTTTTTGCAAAATATCCTTTAAAGAAGCTTTCACCATTAATTACTTCCTTTCTCAATTTCAGTGCCATAAGACACTACAGGAGGATTTTCACCGCGCTCCTTTGCCGGCAGATAGCGGAACCAGAAATCGCGGAAAAGGCGCATAATTTCTCCCTGCTGCGTATAAATAAAGAGCAGTGTAAAGAAGACATAAATTGCAGATAAAATATCCGTCATGGCCCAGAGAGCGTCAGCCTTCACATCGTACATAATGACGCAGGGAATCATATAATAAAGCATGTAGATTTTCGTAGCGAGCCGGTTGCGCTTCGTGTCTCCGAACGCATAGTTGACAGACTTTTCACAGCTGTAATACATACCCACTATTGTCGTCCAGGCAAAGATGGTAATGGCAATTGCCATGAACCAGGCGCCGAATTGACCATAAGCTTCACGGAAAGCAACGGTCGTAAGACGTGCGCTGTCAACGCCCGGATAATCTATATAGACATTCGTCAGGATGATTGACAGGGCTGTAACGGAGCAGACTACAATCGTGTCCAGAAAGACTTCTCCCCAGCCCCAGGAGGCCTGACGCACGGGGTGATCCGTCTTGGCGGAAGCATGCGCAATAATGCCATAGCCCGTGCCGGCATCATTGGAGTAAAGACCGCGGGCAATCCCGTAGCGGAGTGCATCCTTTACCGTTGCCCCTGCAAAGCCGCCAACCGCGGCCATGGGCGAAAATGCGCTTTTGATAATGAGTCCGAAGGCAGCAGGCACTTCTGTCAGATGCTGCAGCAAAATGCCAAGTCCGCCCAGGATATAAAGCAGCGCCATAAAAGGAACGACTTTTTCCATGACGGAAGAAATACGTTTCAGGCCGCCAAAAATCGTCACGAAACAAGTAATGCCAAGGAAAGCAACCGTAATCCGTGAATCCATACCAAAGCCTTCCTTCATGGCACCGACTACGGACTCTGTCTGTACGCAGTCAGTCCAGGGGCCAAGCATGAAGCAGGCCACAGCGAGAACGACAGCACCTTTGGCCCATCCCAGAGCGTTTTTCATGACAAAAGAACGGTCGCACATGTATTCATCCATGGATTTTGAGTATTTCACACGGAAGCGCTGTCCCAAAATGATTTCGCAGGCCTTAGTCGACATTCCGAGAAGCCCGGAAACCCACATCCAGAACACAGCGCCCGGACCGCCGGAAACAATAGCTGTAGCTACGCCGCCGATATTTCCGACACCGATGGTATTGGCCATAGCTGTGCAGGCAGCGGCAAACCCCGATACAGTGCCGCGCCCTTCCCCTTTTTGAAACATTCGGCCAAAAGTATTTCTGAAATTAAATCCGATTTTACGGAAATTATAGCGAAAACCAAAACGGACACTGAGATACAGCCCTGTCCCCACAAGAATGACGACCATGGGCGTGCCCCACAGGGCATCAGAAATAGACGTCAGAATCGATAACAGCAATGCAATTCCCCCAATCAAATATCAATTGCTAATGATTGAGATTGTAACAAGTTATAGTTCAATAGTCAACTAAAAGATTACATTTGTATATAGCAGTCCCTTGAATAGATTTTTTTGATTGTTCAGGACGTATTAGCTACGCGGAGATGATGATTGTCTTCCATACCTCCTGAAAGGCGTGCAAATAGCGTAAAAATCTTTTTTAGGGAAGTAGTTAGTACAAGCAGATGGTTGGTCAAAACACAAGGCAGATAGCTGTTAGCAGTTAGCCGATAGCTGCAGATAGCAGTAGAGAAATTTTTTAATTTTGTTTTCATGAACGGAAGACAAAAAAGGGCCTGTGAAATATGAAACCATTTTCCAGCGACCCTTTTAGTGCTTTCCTCCCCACTTCGTGGTCCTTCCGACTGCGTGGAAGGAGGTGGCAGAGGAATGCCAAACCTAACGGTTTGGTCTATAAAAAACTGTCAATTGCCTCTGCAAAGACAATTGACAGTGCTGTTATCTCAGGTCGTGCGAATCAGGATCTTAATATTTTCTTTTTTATATTCATTAAATATTGCTTTGATGAACTGATGCTTCAGCTTCGGTTCATCGATGATATTTTTGATGCGAAGCACTACGTTAAAAGAAATTCCGTAGTCACCCATTTTGTCATAGCGAACAGCCGGCTGAAATCCTTTGACACCATATTGACTGCGCTCGAGGATGGTCTGCGCAACACGTACAGTAACTTCTTCTACATGCTGCAGGTCATTGTCATAGGTAATGGTAATAGGTATCAGCATTGTGCATTCTGCCTGAGGCTGCTCGTAGTTGGTAATCACTGAAGCCGCAATATTTTTATTCGGGACTATAATCATATTCCCAGTGCTGGTCCGGATGGTCGTATTACGCCAGTTCATATCTACCACGCGTCCTGCCTGCCCGGTAGCAAGGCTGATATAGTCCCCCATGCGAACCTGGTGAGATACAATGGTCGTAATACCGGAGAACAAGTTAGCCAAAGTGTCCTGCAAAGCCAGAGCGGAAGCAAGACCGCCGGCGCCAAGTGCTGTGAGGAGCGGGGAAATAGAGATACCGTAGGAATTGAGCAGAACCACGAAGCCCGCCATATAAACAGCAAGATCAATAACCGTCGTCAAAATGGACATGGACGACGATTCACTTTCACTGCGCGACAAGCGCGATTTAATAAGAGAAGAACACAAATGGGCACAGAAAAACGTAACCGTAAACACGACAAGTCCGTGAAAGTTTTTATTCAGGAGGTCGGTGATAAACGGAGGTACATTCACGAACCTCTCGGTCATCTTAAAACCTGCCAGAAGTCCCAGAAGTACGTCCATAAACTTAAACGTCGAACGCCACGTAGAAGTCCTTGAATGTGTAATCTTAGCAAGAAGTTTAATCAAAAACTTGAATCCCCAGTGAAAAATAACGACACCGAGAATTTCAAACAGAACAAAAGCAATAAAATGAACATGAGGGCCCCCATGCTGCAGCTCTCCAATGAATCTATCTTTATCGAAATCCATAATTGCCCCCATACTAAAAATTTGAAAGAATCTTACTCTCAATAAATGAAAATATCATGAAAAGTTCATAAAATTGACATCAGCGCTCCGGCGTCAGTGTTTCGCCTCATAAGCTTCGAGATCCCTGAACCATTGATTAACGTCGCACGGCTTTTGGTCAGACTCCCGGTGCATCAAAAGGTCCAGCAAATAATAAGACTTCTTACCCGAAAGTGCCAGTATTTTCATACAGGTCACACAATAGGTCAGTACCTCATCAAGAGGCAGACTGTCAGCACTTACCTGCATCGCCCGGCGAATGACTGCCGGATTCCCGCTGTCAAAGGCACGATTTCCGCAGCAAAGAGATTTTTCTCTTGCCCAGGCGGATTCCACGACGGTAATATGCATCTTTTGCAGCAAACTGCGGACTGTATTGTAATATTCAGTTCGTCCCCGAACCCGGCATGAGTCGTGAATTGTCACGGTAAGGCCGCTGTAATCCGGGAAAGGAAAATCATTAAATGTGTCAATAAGATGGTAAATAGAAATTGTCGAAACACCTTCATAAAGCTCCCGCCATCTCATATCGCAGCCGGGACACACATTGATGATTATGGATTCCCTCGGCAGCTTCGGATCTTTGCGGCAGCAGAGTGTATGATGTTTTAAGTGCGGGAAATGAGCCTTAAGGTATGAAAAAAGTGGTTTTTCATACTCCGGACGATATAGTGACAGTGCGCAGCTCATATTAAAGTATAAATTTTCCGCCATAGGATCAATTTTCATGAT
Proteins encoded in this window:
- a CDS encoding PD-(D/E)XK nuclease family protein, with product MPYKHYLYTTALGESMRDSFIQEASGFEYGKALFLVPNKFFRRVVGHTGLVRTASIDVLPRAILEMSGKAPDVTLISRYTQTKLLEQCIAYLNQKGKLEYFQKLADKKGFRDSLLRFIEELEKQGVSPEEWSHVVLSWEDRTEVQRQKDKELALFFTTYQALLQSQRMCDLQGLYEAAVEALQDGELKLPWQHLYFSEFNRLNGLQLKLIEKLAAYCDISFGIFYDANRPELSAATSHLEEALLGLGFELKVVPAARKREKDLTAFCEYWQSGQKAGCPAQHVSLWEAPSAEAEIRGVLTAVKAKLRAGVKPQDMMLLLRNMSDYPGLRRYFDEYGIPTTLTNQTDMAGQPLCDFLSKLFAAALNHDDLETYKALFRAPLAEFVWGVPREAVDELLYTKYVASVNQMINLVSNLPKSHDVKELLGFVSTSHLPKEWRDYFTEQLDAWNLTKTWGEWHKSHKATLQQVKSMALTEETVRNCLDQLETTLNQCGHEGEQVSPAEVREFWQDFLRGTTLPVAPGDSQGIRVNEVSDVQGMTIPYVFIMGVRDGLFPYIPHENWIYNDKERGTLTSLGIPLTLAVQDLEQDHYFFASAVAMAEKEVQLSWYADDDGGPSSYIELLTRFFDEDSLSVNSVRSTLSGCASQAQLMNFLAEQPKLGEKEKEWMTESSRCGADFFAKKQHNANRWEGKSPFNGCLDRKEKELHLSASALDVYLACPFRYLAGYVWSLDMPEERGALPTPDAVGNLFHRTLARFLGKHLQEDLSQADENSLQSELKQSFLDVYEEMENDGQLPVSPFTRHLKEQYENQLSRWLKKEIAYEANDPLALRPYAVEKAFGRKGSEWDALCYKTGDMTVFVSGQVDRIDASPDQSVFAVMDYKTGDPPSKAQITDGLAVQLPLYVKAVSENNVPVEKIAGAQYGALKQGTRKGGFWTSTVKAMDKKRKTAADAEAVMASLDTVIQNAAFGIGAGEFPARPADGKCPDYCPARDICRYRDNPQHGMEGEDE
- a CDS encoding Asp23/Gls24 family envelope stress response protein; the protein is MIQGKTIISDEVFVEIVKVASEKIEHVTFAQSEGGSLFSLAKRVTDKVIPPVSVTKTDAFVDENGTVTKGHVSFEVRVSVEYGVAVSDVIETLREAIVKEVVALTDFYVDHVDVIVAKLYHNKPAADEAEKQPETAD
- a CDS encoding nitroreductase family protein — its product is MAGIITIDQSKCVKCGTCAKVCPSCILEMGENGPVCINDLSCMSCGHCVSVCPVGALENSRCPSAEMDPITMPMLDSKTAFQFMRMRRSIRNFTDEMVSDEKMKELLEVARYAPTAANSQGLYYLVINNRETIKKITDCVADWMQEEIDNKSPRRRYFMKILHIYRDRGIDIIGRNAKQLVFVLTRRLNVTAISNSEQALAYIELYAPTLGLGTTIMGFIETCAQMDYKPLRELLDIPAKQIAVGCLLVGYPKYKYHKLPDRQHLKVEFRD
- the mmuM gene encoding homocysteine S-methyltransferase; its protein translation is MVKASLKDILQKNKICVIDGSMGTALEQLGANLNDKLWTAKVLAEQPELVKQVHLMYLRAGADAHITCSYQATIPGLMAGGYSEKEAEDLIVRSVKLFLETRDEWWEKEGKSAGRAYPLCLAGIGPYGAYLADGSEYKGHYGVSDQTLYDFHARRAELLWQAGADVLLFETQPSLAESKIEAEIAEKLGATYWISYSCKDAAHINEGDAIVDCACAFKEGYLHLEAMGANCSKPEYMEGLVKELRKGTTLPIFVYPNSGEIYDPVTKTWHGSPDSRSFKEYALAYMKAGASAVGGCCTTVAEHIGEVVEARKEFTGK
- a CDS encoding amino acid carrier protein, with the translated sequence MLLSILTSISDALWGTPMVVILVGTGLYLSVRFGFRYNFRKIGFNFRNTFGRMFQKGEGRGTVSGFAAACTAMANTIGVGNIGGVATAIVSGGPGAVFWMWVSGLLGMSTKACEIILGQRFRVKYSKSMDEYMCDRSFVMKNALGWAKGAVVLAVACFMLGPWTDCVQTESVVGAMKEGFGMDSRITVAFLGITCFVTIFGGLKRISSVMEKVVPFMALLYILGGLGILLQHLTEVPAAFGLIIKSAFSPMAAVGGFAGATVKDALRYGIARGLYSNDAGTGYGIIAHASAKTDHPVRQASWGWGEVFLDTIVVCSVTALSIILTNVYIDYPGVDSARLTTVAFREAYGQFGAWFMAIAITIFAWTTIVGMYYSCEKSVNYAFGDTKRNRLATKIYMLYYMIPCVIMYDVKADALWAMTDILSAIYVFFTLLFIYTQQGEIMRLFRDFWFRYLPAKERGENPPVVSYGTEIEKGSN
- a CDS encoding mechanosensitive ion channel family protein, with translation MDFDKDRFIGELQHGGPHVHFIAFVLFEILGVVIFHWGFKFLIKLLAKITHSRTSTWRSTFKFMDVLLGLLAGFKMTERFVNVPPFITDLLNKNFHGLVVFTVTFFCAHLCSSLIKSRLSRSESESSSMSILTTVIDLAVYMAGFVVLLNSYGISISPLLTALGAGGLASALALQDTLANLFSGITTIVSHQVRMGDYISLATGQAGRVVDMNWRNTTIRTSTGNMIIVPNKNIAASVITNYEQPQAECTMLIPITITYDNDLQHVEEVTVRVAQTILERSQYGVKGFQPAVRYDKMGDYGISFNVVLRIKNIIDEPKLKHQFIKAIFNEYKKENIKILIRTT
- a CDS encoding (Fe-S)-binding protein, translated to MKIDPMAENLYFNMSCALSLYRPEYEKPLFSYLKAHFPHLKHHTLCCRKDPKLPRESIIINVCPGCDMRWRELYEGVSTISIYHLIDTFNDFPFPDYSGLTVTIHDSCRVRGRTEYYNTVRSLLQKMHITVVESAWAREKSLCCGNRAFDSGNPAVIRRAMQVSADSLPLDEVLTYCVTCMKILALSGKKSYYLLDLLMHRESDQKPCDVNQWFRDLEAYEAKH